In Flavobacterium cerinum, one genomic interval encodes:
- a CDS encoding HmuY family protein, with translation MKSKILQIALFLVLFVTASCEKDYTVEQNPFVIAFERQSIDFSSIPDQREMKLVFSEPAKNDGKVTVKLTGTQASYGVDFSTLPEAQNNILELPFTKGQSELFFTFKNLIYPFDNDEKSILMEVVAINYTGEASIQGYTSSLVSFQRSLGATLLPEIGGPNQGNQIFVDLSKETMTSSRRDIWDLGFYSGNQFRVTINGSLYMAVKKLDATNIDAVTEASVSAFFPQVAVGTFDPTNTNYVDAPNGMINQTAIAEISANDAENNVYLVNMGYSIGTTTPPQGSVAIAGDARGWRKIRILRDGDNYVLQYANLNSTTHQQVTIAKKPDYNFTFFSLATQNVVNVEPQKGLWDLCFTVFTNEIAGSGSYGYSDFVLNNLKAGVRGYRVAVTSAVTYNNFSMQNVVESNFIDDQRVIGAEWRDVFTGSAYTDRFYVIKDAEGNYYKIRMLEFLNQGGVRGYPKFEYKLIQ, from the coding sequence ATGAAATCTAAAATACTACAAATAGCATTATTCCTTGTCCTGTTCGTAACAGCATCATGTGAAAAAGATTATACTGTTGAACAAAATCCTTTTGTAATCGCTTTCGAAAGACAATCAATTGATTTTTCTTCGATTCCGGATCAAAGAGAAATGAAACTGGTTTTCTCAGAACCGGCTAAGAACGACGGAAAAGTAACGGTTAAATTAACCGGAACTCAGGCGAGTTACGGAGTTGACTTTAGCACATTGCCGGAAGCGCAAAACAATATTCTTGAACTTCCTTTTACAAAAGGACAAAGCGAATTGTTTTTCACATTTAAAAATCTAATCTACCCTTTTGATAACGATGAAAAGTCTATTTTAATGGAAGTAGTAGCGATTAATTATACAGGTGAAGCTTCAATTCAGGGATATACAAGCTCGTTAGTGTCGTTTCAACGTTCATTGGGTGCTACCTTATTACCGGAAATCGGCGGACCAAATCAAGGAAACCAGATTTTTGTTGATTTAAGTAAAGAGACGATGACCAGTTCACGAAGAGATATTTGGGATCTTGGATTTTATTCCGGTAACCAATTCCGTGTAACAATCAACGGTTCGCTATATATGGCGGTTAAAAAATTAGATGCAACTAATATTGATGCTGTAACCGAAGCGAGTGTAAGTGCTTTCTTCCCTCAGGTTGCTGTTGGTACTTTTGATCCGACCAATACAAATTATGTAGATGCGCCAAATGGTATGATTAACCAAACAGCGATTGCAGAAATTTCGGCAAACGATGCTGAAAATAATGTATATCTGGTTAATATGGGGTACTCGATCGGAACAACAACACCGCCACAAGGAAGTGTAGCAATCGCAGGAGATGCAAGAGGATGGAGAAAAATCAGAATCTTACGTGACGGAGATAACTATGTATTGCAATATGCTAATCTGAATAGTACGACACACCAACAAGTGACGATTGCTAAAAAGCCGGATTATAACTTTACTTTCTTTAGTCTGGCAACACAAAATGTTGTAAACGTTGAGCCTCAAAAAGGGTTATGGGATTTATGTTTCACTGTATTTACCAATGAAATTGCAGGTTCCGGTTCTTATGGATATTCTGACTTCGTATTAAACAATTTGAAAGCGGGTGTTAGAGGATACAGGGTTGCAGTAACTTCGGCAGTGACTTATAATAACTTTTCAATGCAGAATGTAGTGGAAAGCAATTTTATAGATGATCAACGTGTGATTGGAGCAGAATGGAGAGATGTATTTACCGGTAGTGCTTATACCGATCGTTTCTATGTGATTAAAGATGCGGAAGGAAACTATTATAAAATCCGAATGCTGGAATTTTTAAATCAAGGTGGTGTAAGAGGATATCCGAAATTTGAATATAAACTGATACAATAA
- a CDS encoding T9SS type A sorting domain-containing protein, which yields MKKRLLLLAAMLVGSFMSAQTVQEGIVTMGPSYGNQVYFKFGTSGTTNAYPHSSWDLAFYRKSAFSFATRVNDAKGVEVYQASNTISNWASIDVSQVANWTRLYNSDIEWTKGAFDFGTATYGWGEYNPANHHVTAAIIFVLKYPNGTYRKFKIDDFFSGYTFTYSTWNAGTSTWSADQTKVVANSANPNNIFNYFSLETDAAVIAEPASTDWDLIFTKFTTDYPMGGSTTKYQVTGALHHPDVKVAKNVEPGGVMNTSNLNFAAAINTIGYDWKAFTGTAYTIDGSKAYYVKLLNGTVYRVVFTTFEGSSTGVIKFNYQDVTSALGTESFEDKIAFGIYPNPSLDKKINLIYDVKDNMDANSKVRIYSMTGAKVFETAIDNTQGFYSRELDLSALGSGIYMLNLESGNQTITKKVILK from the coding sequence ATGAAAAAAAGATTACTACTTTTAGCTGCAATGCTGGTCGGCTCATTCATGAGTGCCCAGACAGTTCAGGAAGGGATTGTAACAATGGGACCGAGTTATGGTAACCAGGTATATTTTAAGTTTGGTACTTCAGGTACAACTAATGCGTATCCGCACAGTTCTTGGGATCTTGCATTCTACAGAAAAAGTGCTTTCTCTTTTGCTACACGTGTTAATGATGCTAAAGGTGTTGAAGTTTACCAGGCATCAAATACAATCAGTAACTGGGCTTCTATCGATGTAAGTCAGGTAGCAAACTGGACAAGATTGTACAACAGTGATATCGAATGGACTAAAGGAGCTTTCGATTTCGGTACGGCTACTTATGGATGGGGCGAATATAACCCGGCTAACCACCACGTAACAGCTGCGATCATTTTTGTATTGAAGTATCCGAACGGTACATACAGAAAATTCAAAATTGATGATTTCTTCTCCGGATATACATTCACCTATTCTACATGGAATGCAGGAACAAGTACTTGGAGTGCAGATCAGACAAAAGTGGTGGCGAACTCAGCTAACCCGAACAATATCTTCAATTATTTCTCTTTAGAAACGGATGCTGCTGTAATTGCTGAACCGGCTTCTACTGACTGGGATTTGATCTTTACTAAATTTACTACTGATTACCCAATGGGTGGTTCTACAACTAAATATCAGGTTACAGGTGCATTACATCACCCTGATGTAAAAGTGGCTAAAAACGTAGAACCGGGAGGTGTTATGAATACATCTAACCTGAATTTTGCTGCGGCAATCAATACAATCGGGTACGACTGGAAAGCGTTTACAGGTACGGCTTATACAATCGACGGATCGAAAGCTTACTATGTGAAATTGTTAAACGGAACAGTATACAGAGTAGTATTCACAACTTTCGAAGGAAGTTCAACAGGAGTGATCAAATTTAACTACCAGGATGTAACCAGTGCTTTAGGTACTGAATCATTTGAAGATAAAATCGCATTTGGAATTTATCCGAATCCGTCTTTAGATAAAAAAATTAATCTGATCTATGATGTAAAAGATAATATGGATGCTAATAGCAAAGTGCGTATCTACTCGATGACCGGAGCGAAAGTTTTCGAAACGGCTATCGATAATACACAAGGTTTCTATAGCAGAGAATTGGACCTTTCTGCTTTAGGAAGCGGCATCTATATGTTGAATCTTGAGTCGGGAAATCAAACGATTACTAAAAAAGTAATCTTAAAGTAA
- a CDS encoding MarC family protein — MELFIYIFAALFSVLNPLGVIPIFVGLTHHESSAERSRISLWTALNVFIILIISFFIGEYVLKFFGISIDALRIAGGLVIVNSGFALLSGKFNKTRGVNKKVASDAQKRSDIALTPLAIPMLAGPGSISLLIAFYQDFTEVSEKAIVCSAILAVALTIFIILKSAHYLSRILGASGIVAISRIIGFIVIAIGIQYISSAVVNILKTVA; from the coding sequence ATGGAATTATTCATTTACATTTTCGCCGCTCTTTTTTCGGTATTAAACCCTTTGGGCGTTATTCCTATTTTCGTAGGCTTAACCCATCATGAAAGTAGCGCTGAACGATCGAGGATATCGTTATGGACCGCTTTAAACGTATTTATTATTTTAATCATTTCGTTTTTTATCGGTGAATATGTATTGAAGTTTTTTGGTATCAGCATTGATGCTTTGCGTATTGCCGGTGGTTTGGTTATCGTAAATTCCGGTTTTGCCTTATTATCGGGAAAATTCAACAAGACCCGCGGTGTCAACAAAAAAGTAGCCAGTGATGCTCAGAAAAGAAGTGATATTGCTTTAACTCCCTTAGCCATTCCGATGTTAGCCGGTCCGGGTTCCATTTCATTATTAATCGCCTTTTATCAGGATTTTACAGAAGTTTCCGAAAAAGCCATTGTATGCTCGGCTATTCTGGCAGTTGCACTCACCATTTTTATTATTTTAAAAAGCGCGCATTATCTTTCCCGTATTCTCGGAGCATCCGGAATTGTTGCAATTTCGAGAATCATCGGTTTTATTGTAATTGCAATCGGAATACAATACATCAGCAGTGCGGTGGTAAACATTTTAAAAACCGTAGCCTAA
- a CDS encoding CoA-binding protein: MKTLLIGASSNPERYANMVLKSLLRHGHEVEAIGLKKEVIEGVSVGTEKIPFEAIHTVTLYLNPVRQQEYYDYIISLKPERVIFNPGTENPEFYRLLTANGIGYEEACTLVLLTTNQF, translated from the coding sequence ATGAAAACATTACTTATAGGTGCATCATCAAACCCGGAACGTTATGCGAATATGGTACTTAAAAGTCTTTTAAGACATGGACATGAGGTTGAGGCAATCGGTCTTAAAAAGGAAGTGATTGAGGGTGTGTCAGTCGGAACGGAAAAAATACCGTTCGAAGCGATTCATACCGTTACACTATACCTGAATCCGGTACGCCAACAGGAATACTATGACTATATCATTAGTCTGAAACCGGAAAGAGTGATCTTTAATCCGGGCACGGAAAATCCGGAATTTTACCGATTATTGACCGCAAACGGAATAGGATACGAAGAAGCTTGTACGTTGGTTTTATTAACGACTAATCAGTTTTAA
- a CDS encoding sodium:solute symporter, which produces MTPFTILSIIVVYFGLLILISNLVSKKDHSNDAFFKANKNSKWYLVAFGMIGTALSGVTFISVPGEVGSPNGEQFKYFQFVLGNAIGFIIVAKVLLPLYYRMNLTSIYEYMEKRLGYYSYKSAASIFLLSRTIGSAFRLYLVVIVLQRYVFDYYGVPFSFTVLISLALIFAYTYKGGLKTIIITDTLQTLFLVSSVFFTIYFICDSLDYNAVQAFEAIKESNYSKIFFFDDFIGSRYHFVKQILGGIFVTIAMVGLDQDLMQKNLSCKNIGEAQKNMFSFTAIFVIINLFFLSVGALLYLYASKNGIDVPLDAVTGKPRTDLLFPEIAFNHLTIIPSIVFLLGLTAATFATTDSALTALTTSFCVDFLGMDKAENANKPNIVRTRHLVHISFSLLMFLVIIIFNEINDASVVSMIFKIASYTYGPLLGLYAFGLFVKSRSVHDKLVPFICILAPGLTFYLSQHSKLFFGDYVFDNELIIINGLITFLLLLCISKKGNTVKTD; this is translated from the coding sequence ATGACACCATTTACCATACTATCTATTATTGTTGTATACTTTGGTTTACTGATTTTAATATCGAATCTGGTTAGTAAAAAAGATCACAGTAACGATGCTTTTTTTAAAGCGAATAAAAACTCGAAATGGTATTTGGTTGCTTTTGGAATGATTGGTACGGCACTTTCCGGTGTTACCTTTATCTCTGTGCCGGGTGAAGTTGGCTCTCCTAATGGCGAACAGTTTAAGTATTTTCAGTTTGTTCTCGGTAATGCCATCGGTTTTATTATCGTTGCTAAAGTACTGCTCCCGCTCTATTACCGTATGAATCTGACGTCCATTTATGAATATATGGAAAAACGGCTGGGTTATTATAGCTACAAATCGGCAGCTTCTATTTTCCTGTTAAGTCGTACAATCGGATCCGCTTTTCGTCTTTATTTGGTTGTTATTGTCTTACAACGTTATGTTTTTGACTACTATGGTGTCCCGTTTTCTTTTACTGTCTTAATTTCTCTGGCTTTGATTTTTGCCTACACCTATAAAGGAGGACTTAAAACAATTATTATCACCGATACTCTTCAGACCTTATTTTTAGTTTCATCCGTTTTCTTTACCATTTATTTTATCTGTGATAGCCTTGACTATAACGCTGTACAAGCATTTGAAGCGATTAAAGAAAGTAATTATTCCAAGATTTTTTTCTTTGATGATTTTATCGGAAGTCGCTATCATTTTGTAAAACAAATATTGGGCGGAATTTTTGTGACCATAGCCATGGTTGGACTGGATCAGGATTTAATGCAGAAAAACCTGAGTTGTAAAAATATCGGAGAAGCGCAAAAGAATATGTTTTCCTTCACTGCTATTTTTGTTATTATCAACCTCTTCTTTTTAAGTGTCGGAGCGCTACTATATCTCTATGCTTCCAAAAACGGTATTGATGTTCCTTTAGATGCTGTAACCGGAAAACCAAGAACTGATTTACTGTTCCCGGAAATTGCTTTTAATCATTTAACAATAATTCCTTCTATCGTATTTCTTTTAGGATTGACGGCTGCCACTTTTGCCACAACCGATTCGGCACTGACCGCTTTAACGACTTCATTTTGTGTCGACTTTTTAGGAATGGACAAAGCAGAAAATGCGAATAAACCTAATATTGTAAGAACCCGTCATTTGGTTCATATTTCGTTTTCGTTATTAATGTTTCTGGTGATCATCATCTTTAATGAGATTAACGATGCTTCTGTGGTTAGTATGATTTTTAAAATCGCATCCTACACCTACGGTCCCTTATTAGGCCTTTATGCATTCGGCTTGTTTGTGAAGAGCCGAAGCGTACACGACAAACTGGTTCCTTTTATTTGTATTCTGGCTCCGGGACTTACTTTTTATTTAAGTCAGCATTCCAAACTGTTTTTCGGAGATTATGTATTCGACAACGAACTAATCATCATAAATGGATTAATAACCTTCTTATTGCTATTGTGTATCAGCAAAAAAGGCAATACGGTTAAAACTGATTAG
- the recR gene encoding recombination mediator RecR has translation MEFSSKLLEKAVNEMAQLPGIGKRTALRLVLHLLKQPKEQTQLLATALLQLREDIRFCSRCHNISDEEICDICSNTSREQAVVCVVEDIRDVMALENTGLYKGLYHVLGGKISPIDGVGPGQLNITSLVEKVKSGQVKEIIFALSSTMEGDTTNFYIYKQIKDNSVIISAIARGIAIGDELEYADEITLGRSILHRIPFENAIKNS, from the coding sequence ATGGAATTCTCTTCAAAATTATTAGAAAAAGCAGTTAACGAAATGGCGCAGTTACCGGGTATCGGAAAACGAACGGCATTGCGTTTAGTGCTACATTTATTAAAGCAGCCTAAGGAGCAAACTCAGTTATTAGCAACGGCTTTATTGCAGCTACGGGAAGATATTCGTTTTTGTTCCCGATGTCATAATATTTCGGATGAAGAAATTTGTGATATCTGTTCCAATACGAGCAGAGAACAAGCTGTAGTTTGTGTAGTAGAAGATATTCGGGATGTTATGGCATTGGAGAATACAGGGCTTTACAAAGGACTTTATCATGTTTTAGGAGGGAAAATTTCACCGATTGACGGTGTAGGTCCGGGACAGTTAAATATTACTTCATTGGTCGAAAAAGTAAAATCCGGACAAGTAAAAGAGATTATTTTTGCTTTGAGTTCGACTATGGAAGGGGATACAACCAATTTTTATATTTACAAACAAATCAAGGACAATTCGGTCATTATCTCGGCCATTGCAAGAGGGATTGCAATTGGTGATGAACTGGAATATGCTGATGAAATCACACTTGGACGTAGTATTTTGCATCGAATTCCTTTTGAAAATGCTATTAAAAATTCCTAA
- a CDS encoding polysaccharide biosynthesis/export family protein, producing the protein MGKAFLMVLLIGILSVSCVPNKDLLYLQNYSKDTLAVAVSPVLAKPYRIQTNDVLSIKIKALDQKLVDMFNPMAASGSTPVSETDQSLYFNGFSVNDHGNIRIPVLGEVNVLGYTLDEVRVSIEKQLLQEYFRKEANIFVDVRLAGFRYTINGEINTPGTKTLYQDRVTIMQAIANSGDITITGNRKEVVVIRQYPHGTEMHTINLTDAKAMKSPYYYIQPNDYIYVKPLKQKSWGTGTTGMQTVATVISAMSLVTTALLLFKNL; encoded by the coding sequence ATGGGAAAAGCATTTTTAATGGTATTATTGATCGGAATCCTTTCCGTTTCATGTGTCCCTAATAAAGATTTGTTGTATTTGCAAAATTATAGCAAAGACACACTGGCCGTTGCAGTTAGTCCAGTTTTGGCTAAACCTTATCGTATCCAGACAAATGATGTTTTAAGTATTAAAATCAAAGCATTGGACCAAAAACTGGTCGATATGTTTAATCCCATGGCTGCATCGGGTAGTACTCCGGTTAGCGAAACGGATCAGAGTTTGTATTTTAACGGGTTCTCAGTAAATGATCACGGAAACATAAGGATTCCGGTTTTGGGAGAAGTTAATGTACTTGGCTATACACTTGATGAAGTGAGAGTCAGTATCGAAAAACAATTACTTCAGGAATATTTCAGAAAAGAAGCGAATATTTTTGTAGATGTCCGGTTGGCTGGTTTCCGTTATACAATTAACGGTGAAATCAATACTCCGGGAACAAAAACACTGTATCAGGATAGAGTTACGATTATGCAGGCAATTGCCAATTCCGGAGATATTACGATAACCGGAAATCGAAAAGAAGTCGTGGTTATTCGCCAGTATCCGCACGGTACCGAAATGCATACGATCAACCTGACCGATGCCAAAGCCATGAAATCACCGTATTATTATATTCAGCCGAATGATTATATTTACGTTAAACCACTTAAACAAAAATCATGGGGAACCGGAACAACCGGAATGCAGACTGTTGCAACGGTAATTTCGGCGATGTCCCTTGTAACAACAGCGTTATTACTCTTTAAAAACCTATAG
- a CDS encoding exopolysaccharide transport family protein, translated as MLNAKDFSLFENQNNFDFKGFLLKIISYWKWFLACLIVTFFIAYQVNIRKEKIYGMDASIVVKDENNPFFTSNTSLVFNWGGTSDKVQTVINTLKSRTHNEYVVDKLEFYMDYLRKGEYNFQDIYGETPFYIQIDKNKNQLAGIPVQIKFLNEKEYLLSVPFDENASVETFNYAQGITEKVNVASGTFEKKYTVGETVHLPFLNFKLLINNNPGMYTGNEYYIRFNSFDGTVANYKGINVDIDTKAASIVRLSLQGTNKKRLVDYLNMTVEVLKKNQLNSKNQFAKNTIAFIDSTLIAMEGQLKDSEKELKDFRKDKNVFQLQGGGEKITEQLTEFDIEKDAITRKINYYNSLSSYLQKSTDYSKLPAPTVAGIEDPNIVMNVAKLIQFSRERSEMAYSVKSQKLFNEFDNQMNATKRVLLENISSAKSAIMMDLGLINKRIGQAESTIRQLPEEQQELMKITRKYDLNDNIYNTFLQKRSEADIVKASNVSDIEFIDTAKDIGGGLLGPKTSVNYILALLLGILIPLVVVFTITILDNSIHATEDIERLTAIPIIGIVGKKHTESNMAVYEKPKSPLAESFRSIRSSLQFLYKKQKVDGTKILMLTSSVGGEGKTFCSINMATVFALSEKRTVIVGLDLRKPRIFGDFNIENNVGVVNYLIGQKSIQEIVQHTHVPYLDVITSGPIPPNPSELLISQAMTAMIEELKELYDYIILDTSPVGLVSDALELAQYCDATLYVVRQGVTKKGMLAIVNEKHKRGELHNISIVLNGFENRSQYSYGYGYGYGYGTYTNSYMEEEIRDLTLWEKIKSKIFKR; from the coding sequence ATGCTCAATGCTAAAGACTTTTCCTTATTTGAAAATCAGAATAATTTTGATTTTAAAGGATTTCTTTTAAAAATTATCAGTTATTGGAAATGGTTTTTAGCCTGTCTTATTGTTACGTTTTTCATAGCGTATCAGGTGAATATCCGTAAAGAAAAAATTTACGGAATGGATGCATCTATAGTGGTAAAGGATGAAAATAATCCGTTTTTCACATCGAATACCAGTTTGGTGTTTAATTGGGGCGGAACTTCCGATAAAGTGCAGACTGTTATCAATACACTGAAATCACGTACCCATAATGAATATGTAGTCGATAAACTGGAATTTTATATGGATTATCTCCGAAAAGGAGAATATAATTTTCAGGATATATACGGAGAAACACCATTCTATATTCAAATTGATAAGAATAAAAACCAGTTAGCCGGAATACCGGTTCAGATCAAATTTCTGAACGAAAAAGAATACCTGCTATCCGTTCCGTTTGACGAAAACGCTTCCGTAGAAACGTTTAATTATGCACAGGGTATTACTGAAAAAGTAAATGTGGCATCAGGAACTTTTGAGAAAAAATATACCGTTGGTGAAACGGTGCATTTGCCTTTCCTTAATTTTAAATTACTGATTAATAATAATCCGGGAATGTATACCGGGAATGAATATTATATCCGTTTTAATAGCTTTGACGGTACTGTAGCCAATTATAAAGGAATTAATGTTGATATTGATACCAAAGCGGCTTCAATTGTGCGTTTGTCATTGCAGGGAACGAATAAAAAACGTTTGGTTGACTATCTGAATATGACGGTTGAAGTACTAAAGAAAAATCAACTGAACAGTAAAAACCAGTTTGCAAAAAATACCATAGCTTTTATCGACAGTACGCTGATTGCAATGGAGGGACAATTGAAGGATTCTGAAAAAGAATTAAAAGATTTCAGAAAGGATAAAAATGTTTTTCAATTACAGGGCGGAGGAGAAAAAATCACAGAGCAATTAACGGAGTTTGATATCGAAAAAGATGCTATCACACGAAAAATCAACTATTATAATTCATTAAGTAGTTACCTGCAAAAAAGCACTGATTATTCGAAGTTACCGGCGCCTACAGTTGCCGGAATTGAAGATCCGAATATTGTAATGAATGTAGCAAAGCTGATCCAATTCTCACGGGAGCGATCGGAAATGGCGTATTCGGTGAAAAGTCAAAAGCTTTTTAATGAGTTCGACAACCAGATGAACGCAACAAAAAGAGTTTTGTTGGAAAATATCAGTTCGGCAAAAAGTGCCATCATGATGGATTTAGGGTTGATCAATAAAAGAATCGGTCAGGCAGAAAGTACGATCAGACAATTGCCTGAAGAACAGCAGGAATTGATGAAGATTACCCGGAAATATGATCTTAATGATAATATATATAATACATTTCTACAAAAGAGAAGTGAAGCTGATATCGTAAAAGCGTCGAATGTTTCCGATATCGAATTTATTGATACAGCAAAAGATATCGGCGGGGGATTATTGGGGCCTAAAACCAGTGTTAATTACATCTTAGCATTGTTGTTGGGTATTCTGATTCCGTTGGTGGTTGTATTTACGATTACAATACTGGACAATTCGATTCATGCTACGGAAGATATAGAACGTCTTACGGCCATTCCGATTATTGGAATTGTAGGTAAAAAGCATACAGAATCCAATATGGCGGTGTATGAAAAGCCAAAATCTCCATTGGCAGAGTCATTCCGTTCTATTCGTTCTTCACTCCAGTTTTTATACAAAAAACAAAAAGTTGACGGAACTAAGATATTGATGCTGACTTCTTCTGTGGGAGGAGAAGGGAAAACATTCTGCTCGATCAACATGGCAACAGTATTTGCATTGAGTGAGAAAAGAACGGTTATCGTTGGTCTGGATTTAAGAAAACCGAGAATTTTCGGCGACTTTAATATTGAAAATAATGTTGGTGTTGTTAATTACCTTATCGGACAAAAAAGCATACAGGAAATTGTACAACACACCCATGTGCCGTATCTGGATGTAATTACTTCCGGTCCGATACCGCCAAATCCGTCTGAATTACTAATTAGCCAGGCGATGACTGCCATGATTGAAGAATTAAAAGAATTATATGATTATATCATTCTGGATACGTCACCGGTAGGATTAGTTTCTGATGCACTGGAACTGGCGCAATATTGTGATGCAACCTTATATGTAGTGCGACAGGGAGTAACCAAAAAAGGAATGTTGGCCATCGTAAATGAAAAACACAAAAGAGGGGAACTTCACAATATCAGTATCGTATTGAACGGCTTTGAAAACCGATCTCAATATAGTTATGGTTACGGTTATGGCTACGGCTACGGAACCTATACGAATAGTTATATGGAAGAAGAAATAAGAGATTTGACGTTGTGGGAAAAAATTAAATCAAAAATTTTTAAAAGATAA
- a CDS encoding ABC transporter permease, which yields MNTEAADKEKWLYEITPKAKLFSFDFGEIWKYRDLLVMFVKRDIVTYYKQTILGPLWFLIQPLVTSIIQFIVFFKIAKLQSDGIPYFLFALAGNTLWFYFSECFKTTSETFRTNQNIFGKVYFPRIIMPLAMTVSNLVKFGIQFLLFLAVLGYYIWKGFPIEPNWTVLLTPVLLLIMALISLGLGMIISSLTTKYRDLTFVVSFGVSLYMYVTPVIYPVSQVIQELPEGYSWLVYVNPLTSIFEFFKYSYLGKGTFTMLGLLYSVVTTIGIFLLGLIIFNRTERSFIDTI from the coding sequence ATGAATACTGAAGCTGCTGATAAAGAAAAATGGCTGTATGAAATTACACCCAAAGCAAAACTTTTTTCATTTGATTTCGGAGAAATATGGAAATATCGTGATTTATTAGTGATGTTTGTTAAAAGGGATATTGTTACCTATTACAAACAAACCATTCTGGGACCGCTTTGGTTTTTAATTCAACCGTTGGTTACTTCGATTATACAGTTTATCGTTTTCTTTAAAATAGCCAAATTACAGTCGGACGGAATACCGTACTTTTTGTTCGCATTAGCCGGAAACACCCTTTGGTTTTACTTCTCGGAATGCTTTAAAACAACTTCTGAAACTTTTAGAACCAATCAGAATATTTTTGGAAAAGTGTATTTTCCCAGAATTATCATGCCGCTTGCAATGACGGTGTCCAATCTTGTGAAATTCGGAATCCAGTTTTTATTATTTCTGGCGGTATTAGGATATTATATCTGGAAAGGGTTTCCGATAGAACCCAATTGGACAGTATTGTTAACGCCGGTTTTATTACTTATAATGGCACTCATCTCGTTAGGTCTCGGCATGATCATCTCATCGCTAACAACAAAATATAGAGATTTAACCTTTGTTGTGTCTTTTGGTGTTTCCTTATATATGTATGTAACACCGGTTATTTATCCGGTTTCACAAGTTATTCAGGAGTTGCCGGAAGGTTATTCCTGGTTGGTATATGTAAATCCGTTAACCAGTATTTTTGAGTTTTTTAAATATTCTTATCTGGGCAAAGGGACCTTTACAATGCTGGGACTTTTGTATTCGGTAGTCACTACTATTGGTATCTTTTTGTTAGGACTGATTATCTTTAATCGTACCGAAAGAAGCTTTATTGATACCATATAA